The following DNA comes from Halorhabdus tiamatea SARL4B.
CATCGGCGAGGTGACCGCGGAGAAACTCGACGTGGCCCGGGAGGCCAACCACGTCGTCGAGGAGGAACTCGAGGAATACGAGCCCTGGCAGGCCCTGGCGGCCGTCATCGGCAAGGCAACCGGTGTGAAAGGGGATAATCGCGTCCACGGGTGGGTCGTCGCCGTCCGGTCGGTCGAGTCCCGTGACGGGATGACTGCCCGCGCCCAGGAGATCGACTGGGAGACCCTCCAGCGCATCCAGAGTCGCATCACCGGCGAGAACGAGACTGTCTCGCGGGTCGTCTACGACGTGACCCACAAACCGCCCGCGACCATCGAGTACGAGTGATGAACGTCGTCATTGCTGGGGCTGACGAGAGCGAACTCGCCGACGCGATCGCCGCGGAGGGACACGACGTCACCGCGATCGACGTGGCCGACGGGGAATCGCTGGAAGCGGCCGGGATCGGGGACGCCGACGTCTACGTGCTGACCGAGATGGCTCAGGCGACGTCGATCGCCGTCGCCAAGGATCTCAACCGGGACGTGCGCGTGGTCGTCTACGCCGGGGGGTCACTGCCGGAGTTCGCCACCCGACAGACCGATCTCATGGTCGATCCCGCGCTGCTCGATCCCGACACTGTCGCCGAAGAACTGGCGTAATCGTCGGCAGCCGCGATTCCCTCCTTGCTCACAGTCGTCCGGCGAGGTCGTCCAGGTACGTAGCCCCACGCTTGCGGAACGGCGTCCCGTGACCCATCGCCAGCACCTCGACGTCGAGGTCCAGCCCCGCGAGCCGTCGGATACTCGAGTCGACGGCGTCGGTGTCCTGACTCAACGCCCACGGCGAGGGTTCGAGTCGGCCGTCGCTCTCTCGAACGAGGTCGCCGACGAACGCGACCGAGCGCGCCTCGCTGACGAACGCCAGATGGCCGGCCGTGTGGCCTGGCGTCTCGTAGACAGTGAGGTCGCCGATCCGGTCACCGTCGCCGACTGTCTCGATCGACTGCGCGGGTTCTGACACTACTAGTCCGGTGGCTCGCTGGAACGCTGTCTTCCGGTTATTCCAGGGTAGACGGCGGTCTCCCCTGAGAATATCGGCGTCTGGCTCCCCCGCGTACACCGGCCTCTCGGCTTCGAACCGACCTAGGGCCCCGACGTGATCGAGGTCGTAGTGAGTGAGTGCGATCCGGGTCACGTCACGAGGTCTGAAACCTGCATCGTCCAGCTGATCGAGCAACGCCCCCCGCGTCCAGGGCGCGCCAGCGTCGACGAGTGTCACCCCCTCGCTGTCCTCGAACAGGTAGGCGTTGACGCCTCGAAGGTCGAACCACCAGACGCCCTCGGCAAGTTCAGTGACCATAGTCCAGTATTCGGAGCGCACCGAGAAAAAGTCACGCGTGTTCGTCACCGTCACCGCTGATCGAGGTGTCGATCCGAGTTTCGTCACGTTGCCCTCACGGGGCCGCTGGTTGCGTGCCATTCGCTCGATGGCGAATACCGTCGAAAACATAATCTTTTTTTTTTTTCATGATGGTCTCGTAGATCCGGCACAGATGCGCCATTCAGAAACGCGACAGTTGTTCGAACAGACCTTCGAGTTCCCGACCGAACACGAGACGGTCGTCGAACAGCTAGGTGACGTCGAGTTGACGTCCCCGGTCGGCGATGTCGTCACGATTCGGAGTATCTTAGAGCGAACCAACGAGGCGTCCTACGAGTCGGCGGACGGTCTCTATACGACACTTCTGGGCGGCCTGGAGGACGGTTTCATCGGCCGGAAGTACTACGACGACCGCGGCGGGACAGCCATGGATTCGGACACGTTCGGCCCGGAGACCGAGTCGTTCTGACCCGCGGAGAGGGTCATGCCGGGGGTCGAATCGCTCGATCGACGTCACGGCTCAGTTGTGGGCCTCTTCACCACTGGCCGCGGCCACGAGAGAATCGAGCGTCTCGGCGAGGACCTTCTCGACGGCGAATCGTGCCGTGTCTGCTTTGCCAGGCAGACAGAACACGGGGACGCCGTCGCTTACGCCCGCAATGGGTCGCATGCCGACGACGGCCGGGCCGACCTGCTCGAAATATTGCAGCCTGAACAGTTCGCCAAAGCCCGGCAGTCGCTTCTCGAGGAGTGGCTCGACCGCCTCGACGGTGGCGTCCGCGGGGCCGATGCCGATCCCGCCCACAGTGACGATGGCCGAGACCCCTCGACGGCGAAATAGCCGATCGACAGTTCCCTGTACGGCATCGTAGGTCGCCTCGGCCGTCTCCCGTGTGACGACCTTCTTCTCGGCACGCTCGATCGAACTGACGACCGCGTCACCCGCCGGGTCGCCGCCTTCGGCATCGTCGGTACCACCGACTGAAATCACCGCGACCCCGCGATTCACCTCGGCTTCCGCAGCCTCCCGCGTATCGCTTTCGTCTCCGGGTTCCGCCGTCTGATCTCCGTCCGTCTGCTCCTCGTCGTCCGATTCGTCGTCCGTTTGTGAGCCACGTCTGGTCTCGCGTGACTGGAAATCGACCATAGGGGAACCCGGTCGGCCTGGCTGAAAAGTCTCCCGGGCACAGCCGTTGAATGACCACCAGGACGCCATATCGGCCCCGATCCAGGGGTTTTTGTCGGGGCAACTCCGATAGCAGGCTATGTCTCATTCGCCGACGCAGTCCGAATCCGGGACGTCGTCCCGTGACGGGTGGCTGGTGATCGGCGCACTCGCGATCGCCCTGGTCGTGATCCCGTGGGCGTTGATCGTCCTGCCGGAGGCACGTGGAATCGTCGGGGCCATCGGGTTCAGTATGCGAGATGCGTATCTCGTGGTCCCGCTCGTCCCGGCGATCGGGCTGGGTGTCGTCGGAGTCTGGACGGCGATCCGTGCCCGTCGCTCGCAGTAGTCGCGGTCGCCAACCCTTTTGTATTCCCCTGGTTAGAGTCAGTCCGTGATGGCGGCCACCTATCTGGGCCTCGTGTTGTTCGCGGGCATACTCGGGACCGCCGTCGCGATGTACGCTTTGTTGCATCGGGACACCCCCGGAAGCGGCCCGCTCGCGCTCCTGTTGCTCGCGGCCGCGATGTGGTCGTTCACCGAGGGACTCACTCTCGCCGCCGACGGGAGGACGACGACGGCATTCTGGGCGAAGTTGCGGCTCTCGATTTCGACGATTGTCCCGCTGGCCTGGTTGCTGTTGACGGTCGAGTACACGGGCCGGGACCGCCACCTCACGTCCGGCCATCTCCTGGGCCTTCTGGTCGAACCGATCGCCTTCATCACACTCGTCTGGACGAACGCCACGCATGGATTAGTCTGGGAATCGACGGCACTCGTCTTCGTCGGCGGCGAGTCGGGCGTGGTTGCCACCAGAGGGTTGGCCTTCTGGGCGCACGTGAGCTACTCGTATCTGCTGGTTGCTCTCGGTGCGTTCTTGCTCGTCCGGCTGTCGCTGCGGACCGACCGGCTCTTCCGGACCCAGAGCACTGCGTTGCTCGCGGCGATCACGATTCCGCTGGCCGCCAACGCAGCCTTTCTGTTCGGGTTCGTGCCGGGGGGGATCGACCCGACGGGCGTCGCCTTTGTCGCGACGGGAGCGATCCTCACCGGCGCAATCCTCCGCAGACAGTTGCTCGACGTCACCGCCGGCACGCGCGAATACGGCCGCGACGAAATCCTCGCCGAACTCGAGGACCTGGTCTTCATCGTCGACGAGGCCGACGTCGTCGTCGATTGCAACCGGGCCACCGTCGAGACACTAGGAACCACGACCGAGGACGTCATCGGGCAGGAACTGGACACGGTCGCTCCGTCGCTGGCGGAGACGCTGCCCGACGACGATCGGGAGTGCCATCGCGTCATGGCGCTCGAACTAGACGGCTCTGTCCGGAAGTTCGACGTCCAGCAGTCGCTGGTCGAACGCCCCTTCGGCGAGGGGGCGACCCGTCTGCTGAGCCTCCGTGACGTCACCGACCAGACCCGCCGCGAACAGCAACTCGACGTCCTCAATCGCCTGCTGCGACACAACCTCCGCAACGAGATGAACGTCGTCAGGGGCCACGCCGAGTTGCTCGCCGAGACCGTCGAAGATCCGGACGCCGACCGCCACTTCGATCGCATCTTCGAGACGGTCGATACGGTCACCGAACGCAGCGACAAAGTCGGGACGCTGACCCGCGCCTTCGAGGGGGCCGAGACGCAGTCGGTCGATCTCGAACTCACGCTGCGGGACGCAATCGAGACAGTCCGGACCGAACGCCCAGCGGCGTCGATCAAGCTCGATCTGGCGGACGCACGTGGACTTCGAATCGCAAGCGGCGCGTCGGTCGGACTGGCGTTCGAGGAACTGCTGACCAACGCTATCGAACACAACGACGACGATCCGACCGTGTGGGTCACCGTCGAGACGGGCGACAGTGACGCCGGCGTGACGGTTCGTATTTCCGACGACGGCCCCGGAATCGGCGACCAGGAGCGGACAGTGATCGAGGAAGGGCGAGAGACGCCACTCGAACACAGCAGCGGGATCGGTCTCTGGCTGGTCGCCTGGATCGTCCGGACCATCGGCGGGACGATTCACTTCGAGACTGACGGCGACGGGACGACTGTCGTCGTGCAGTTACCGGTCGCCGAAGCGTCACCGGAAAACGACGTCGAAACAGCCTAACTCTCTCGTGGAATGCCGCGAAGCCTCACTCCAGATCGCGGCGCATCGCAATCTCGAACCAGGGACACAGTCGAAGCTGGCGGTACCACCGCGGATTCTCGTAGAGGCGCTCGTAGGGAACCCACAGCAGCCCGCCGACCTCTGCGGGGTCGGGATCGAGCGACCGGTCGGTGAGCGTGGTCTGCAGCACCGAACAGACCTCCCATTCGAGGCCTTCGTCCATGTAGTAGCGCTTGTACTCGAAAGCGTCTGTCACCTCCAGCCCGTCGTATTGCTCCGGGGTAATACCGAGTTCTTCCTCTAAGCGCTGGCGGGTCGCTTCGACCTGCGTCTGACCTTCGACGGGGTGGGACGCGACGGTCCCGTCCCAGTAGGTGTCCCAGAGGCGCTTCTCGGGCGAGCGCTGGGCGAGCAAGATGTTGTCGTCCTCGTCGAACAGCAGGGCCGTGAACGCCCGATGGCGAATCCCATCGCCGGTATGGGCGTCGAGACGGTTGACCAGCCCTTCCGGGTTGTCCTCGGCGTCGACCGCGATGACGTCTTCGCCTGCGTTCTCGTGTGTCACCGTCGAGTCAGCGTCCGTACTCATATAGCTATCACGTAGGAAGGGTGGTTCAAACAGTCTTCGCTTCCGACACCGTCCAGGTCGTCTTTCCAAAATATCGACGGTCCTTATCCGACCCGTTCTTCCAAAATGAGACGCGTCTTCGTCCCCATAACTTCATCGCGTTCCCGCGCTCTCGTGATCAACTCGTTGACCTCGCTGGTGTCGGCGCAGTCGACGATCAACACGACGTCGTCCTCCCCGCTGACCTCCCAGACGAAGTCGACTTCGGCCCACTCGACGAAGGTGTCCGCGAGGGCGTTGTGGTCGACGTCCACGTCGACGGCGATCTCGATCATCGCCTTGACGTTGCCCGTCCGGGTCGCGACGGTGAACCGCTCGATGGTCCCGTCCTCGATTAGCTGTTCGACCCGATTGCGGACGGTCCCCTCGGACGTGCCCACCTCGTCGGCGATCTCCGTGTAGGGCGTGCGGGCGTCCCGCCGGAGGAGACTCAGTATCTCGCGGTCCAGATCGTCCATCGAGATGCGAACCTACCGCGGGTCGACACTTGAGGATTACGAATTTCGTAACGATTCTTCGAAAGCAACGCTTATCACCCGACCTTTCATACGGATCTCGTAATGACGGACGCCTACGTGGCCCTGGAAGGTGAGCGCGTGGTCGAGGCGCGCGCCCGCTCACCGGGGACGACACGCGGGGAACTGGTCTTTACGACTGCCTACACCGGCTACGAGGAGAGCCTGACGGATCCCTCCTACGAGGAGCAGATTCTCACCTTCTCGTACCCGCTGATCGGTAACTACGGGGTCCGAGAGGAACGTTTCGAGTCCGACCGCGTCCACCCGAAAGGCGTCGTCGCCCGCGAGCTGACCGACGACGTCGCCGAGTGGCTCCGCGAAGAGGGTCGGCCCGCCGTCGATCACATCGACACGCGCGAACTCGTCACCGAGATCCGGGACGAAGGGGCGATGAAGTGTGGGATCGCCGCTGGCGAGGACGTCACCGAGGAGGACGCCCTGGCCGAACTCCGCCAGTGCAAGCACATGAGCGACCACACGGACATCGGCAGTCAGGTCAGCGTGAGCGAACCTGTCGTGTACAACGCCGAGGGCGACGGCCCCGACGTCGCGCTGATCGACTGCGGCGCGAAGGGGTCGATCACCGAGTCGCTGGTCGAACGCGGCGCGGTCGTCCACGTCCTGCCCTACGACACGACGCCCGAAGAGATCGAGGCCCTCGATCCCGACGTCCTGTTCATCTCGAACGGCCCTGGCGATCCCGAGAACTTCGAGGCGACGGCCGACCTCGTCGACGAGTACGTCGGCGACGTGCCGCTGGCCGGTATCTGTCTGGGTCAGCAGGTCGTCGCCAACGCCCTCGGCGGCGAGACCGAGAAGATGGAGTTCGGGCACCGCGGCGTCAACCAGCCCGTCCGCGACCTCCGGACCGATCAGGTCGTCATGACGACCCAGAACCACGGCTACACGGTGGCCGAACCCGGCGACACGCTCGAAGTAACCCAGATCAACGTCAACGACGACACGCCGGAAGGCTTAGAGAACGACGACCTGGATATCATCACACGCCAGTACCACCCCGAGGCCAACCCCGGCCCGAACGATTCACTCTCGTTTTTCGACGACGTGCTCGAACTCGCCGAGTAGCTGTTCTGGTTGTTTCTACCGGGTTCCACGCGCCGTCTGCATCGCCTCGCTGTTGTACGAACTTCCTGCGTTTCCCTCGGTGTCCAGGACGATGACGCCCGCAGTGCCAACAGCGTCTTCGGCGAACGAACTAATCGC
Coding sequences within:
- a CDS encoding Lrp/AsnC family transcriptional regulator; this translates as MDDLDREILSLLRRDARTPYTEIADEVGTSEGTVRNRVEQLIEDGTIERFTVATRTGNVKAMIEIAVDVDVDHNALADTFVEWAEVDFVWEVSGEDDVVLIVDCADTSEVNELITRARERDEVMGTKTRLILEERVG
- a CDS encoding DUF5789 family protein, translating into MRHSETRQLFEQTFEFPTEHETVVEQLGDVELTSPVGDVVTIRSILERTNEASYESADGLYTTLLGGLEDGFIGRKYYDDRGGTAMDSDTFGPETESF
- a CDS encoding NUDIX hydrolase codes for the protein MSTDADSTVTHENAGEDVIAVDAEDNPEGLVNRLDAHTGDGIRHRAFTALLFDEDDNILLAQRSPEKRLWDTYWDGTVASHPVEGQTQVEATRQRLEEELGITPEQYDGLEVTDAFEYKRYYMDEGLEWEVCSVLQTTLTDRSLDPDPAEVGGLLWVPYERLYENPRWYRQLRLCPWFEIAMRRDLE
- a CDS encoding histidine kinase N-terminal 7TM domain-containing protein, which codes for MAATYLGLVLFAGILGTAVAMYALLHRDTPGSGPLALLLLAAAMWSFTEGLTLAADGRTTTAFWAKLRLSISTIVPLAWLLLTVEYTGRDRHLTSGHLLGLLVEPIAFITLVWTNATHGLVWESTALVFVGGESGVVATRGLAFWAHVSYSYLLVALGAFLLVRLSLRTDRLFRTQSTALLAAITIPLAANAAFLFGFVPGGIDPTGVAFVATGAILTGAILRRQLLDVTAGTREYGRDEILAELEDLVFIVDEADVVVDCNRATVETLGTTTEDVIGQELDTVAPSLAETLPDDDRECHRVMALELDGSVRKFDVQQSLVERPFGEGATRLLSLRDVTDQTRREQQLDVLNRLLRHNLRNEMNVVRGHAELLAETVEDPDADRHFDRIFETVDTVTERSDKVGTLTRAFEGAETQSVDLELTLRDAIETVRTERPAASIKLDLADARGLRIASGASVGLAFEELLTNAIEHNDDDPTVWVTVETGDSDAGVTVRISDDGPGIGDQERTVIEEGRETPLEHSSGIGLWLVAWIVRTIGGTIHFETDGDGTTVVVQLPVAEASPENDVETA
- a CDS encoding MogA/MoaB family molybdenum cofactor biosynthesis protein, whose protein sequence is MVDFQSRETRRGSQTDDESDDEEQTDGDQTAEPGDESDTREAAEAEVNRGVAVISVGGTDDAEGGDPAGDAVVSSIERAEKKVVTRETAEATYDAVQGTVDRLFRRRGVSAIVTVGGIGIGPADATVEAVEPLLEKRLPGFGELFRLQYFEQVGPAVVGMRPIAGVSDGVPVFCLPGKADTARFAVEKVLAETLDSLVAAASGEEAHN
- a CDS encoding MBL fold metallo-hydrolase; this encodes MVTELAEGVWWFDLRGVNAYLFEDSEGVTLVDAGAPWTRGALLDQLDDAGFRPRDVTRIALTHYDLDHVGALGRFEAERPVYAGEPDADILRGDRRLPWNNRKTAFQRATGLVVSEPAQSIETVGDGDRIGDLTVYETPGHTAGHLAFVSEARSVAFVGDLVRESDGRLEPSPWALSQDTDAVDSSIRRLAGLDLDVEVLAMGHGTPFRKRGATYLDDLAGRL
- a CDS encoding DUF7126 family protein; the protein is MNVVIAGADESELADAIAAEGHDVTAIDVADGESLEAAGIGDADVYVLTEMAQATSIAVAKDLNRDVRVVVYAGGSLPEFATRQTDLMVDPALLDPDTVAEELA
- the carA gene encoding glutamine-hydrolyzing carbamoyl-phosphate synthase small subunit, with the translated sequence MTDAYVALEGERVVEARARSPGTTRGELVFTTAYTGYEESLTDPSYEEQILTFSYPLIGNYGVREERFESDRVHPKGVVARELTDDVAEWLREEGRPAVDHIDTRELVTEIRDEGAMKCGIAAGEDVTEEDALAELRQCKHMSDHTDIGSQVSVSEPVVYNAEGDGPDVALIDCGAKGSITESLVERGAVVHVLPYDTTPEEIEALDPDVLFISNGPGDPENFEATADLVDEYVGDVPLAGICLGQQVVANALGGETEKMEFGHRGVNQPVRDLRTDQVVMTTQNHGYTVAEPGDTLEVTQINVNDDTPEGLENDDLDIITRQYHPEANPGPNDSLSFFDDVLELAE